From Corvus moneduloides isolate bCorMon1 chromosome 9, bCorMon1.pri, whole genome shotgun sequence:
CAAGAATAATTGTCAGTatcatgtttaaaaattacCTGACCTGAGCTACTCTTTGTTTCAGCTCCCAATTCCTTTCTTTCAGTGCTTGGTCCATGTCAAGGAGTTCTTGCTTTTTGTCTTCAATTTCACTCTTGCAATACCTGAAATTCTCATGTGTTTAGTTGCTTAATGCACATTCAGTTGCTTAGCTTCAAGTATCCAGCTTGAAAATCATGAGATCTATTACTTACTTAAAGCATATTACCTTAAATGTGAATTGATTGCAAGGAAACAAACCCAAGTAGAATAATTCTGTTAACTATAGTGCTGGTGGGGATTTCCTATTACTTTCATTATTCAAGTTATTTAATTGGCTATATCAGGattctttaacaaaaaaaagtataattaaTTTGTGGTCAGAAAGGAAACTGGACAATTTGACTGTTCTTACGATTACTTAACAGCTTTAGGATTCAGAAAATAACTTCGgcagattttaaaacagaattccCCCAAAAGAATTCAGCACCACTTTTAGAAGTTAAAAATGAGCTGGGGATCTCAAGTATCAAGTTATCTTATAGCCACAAACCACCTAAAAACTATAGAGAGCTGCtaagaacattaaaaaaccccatccaaacTACTTGCTAGTCTCAAGGAATAGCTAACACAACTAAGTTTTCATGATGGCAGATACCAGCTTACTTGAGCTCAGTTATTAGATCCATGATAGCAATGTTCTTCTCCTCCAGAGAGGACTGTGCATTCTGTAATGCATCTTGCAATTCCTGAAGCTGTGTTAAAGTGATCTTTAATTCTCCACAGGCATTCTGTAATGCAGATTCCAGTTCTGACATTTTCTGTAAGGCTTCCCTGCGGCAAGTCTCAGTTTGAAGCAGCTTATCTTCTAAATCAATCACTATTTTACACACACACCACAAAAGAGAATGTTTAATCATCAGTACATCCAGGTCTTTATGAAACAGCACTACCTAGTAGCACTTGTGGTTGTAATAAATTTTCAGTATCACTATTTTTTAGGACAATCTAGAAAAACAGTGACTACGAAAAAAATTTTATGGTACCTAAGTATTTGCTAGTTTTATTCAGTTCATAATCAACAATTGACTTGAAACATAAGGATATATCTAAAAACATCTGGCTAAGGAGACAGTACAGAGACAATATAGTAACTGAATATGTAGTGCTAAGAAAAGTGCAAGCAGAATTGCCTGTATTTCTCTGGCTTAAAACAAGGGTACAATTAAACTAAATGGAAGAAGTTGGATTGGAAAGTTTGTTATTTCCATAGACTTgtggggttttctgtttgtttcaaagAGCTGCATTTTTGTGAATAGCATACGCTTTTATAAAATCTAAGTGTCTCATTTGACTATCACATTAAGAATCTGCATTACCAATTTACAAGGAAACTACTTATACATTTCACCTGGGGTAAAGATATATACCACAAAAGTGAGAATTTGCAAAAGTAtgttaaaaaatgtttgtgatttttttgggttGTGTGAATGTTGCTcatttgggtttggttttgtttgggcttAAAAAGATTATCATTTTTTGACTCATGTACTTGATTATGAAAcggggggaaggaaaaatgtcTAACACATACAGAATAATTTAATGAAAGGAAGTCTGAGAAACAAAATAGCCAAATTACCCTCATTTGCCTTTTTACTGAGCTCTGATCTTGCTTCTTCCAAAGTGATATCCAACTGATTTATCTGCAGTGCCTTGTTTTCACCATCTCGTTTTAATTGCACTACTTCTTTTTCCAAGCCAGTAAGTTCATTCTTGCACTGATCCATCTCCAATTTAATCTGTCTAATAGAAGCAACCAGAACAAAATGAACCATGGAATAACAAGAGCAACACGCTCTAAGAGAAGTGTTTgtgaataaaatagaaataaaagtcaTGTTAAGTAGGCTTTTCTTGTTATCAAAACTATACTGTAAGACTAGCAAGCTCCTGGAGAATGTACTGTCTACAATTACAAGCAAGTTGACATGCTTATGAATTGAACTGCTTTATGAAGTGCTATCTTAAGGTTAAATAGGTTGCCATGACATGCATTAATTCCATTGGAAAACTGTTCCAGAAACTCATGCCTCTGCTAGTCAGAAGTTTCCCCTCTGATTTGCAGTCAGTGCTCACAGAGAGACTGAAGTGTGCAAGCCCCCAGCTGAAGACCATTTCAGACAGCAGTCTTTCTGATCCATATGTCGTGTGCAGAATACACCTCTCACTTACACTAAACCTACCTGATTGTACAATTAAGTTCATCCACCTTCTGTCTGTTTAAATCTGCTTCTTGAGCAGCTAGGCAAAGTTTCTCCTCCACCTTTCTCAACTCATTTTCTGCACgtgctttctgcttctgaagCTCTTTTTCCAAATTGAATACCTATTTGAAATGGCATTTAAAGAgtactttaaaattatatacCAAAGAAATACACATCCTTGCCTTGCAACTCACATAGGGAGAGTTTTTACACAACAGACTTCTTTATAGTCTGTATGTAATTTAAGACTAAAACTCTGCACATTTGAAAGACTAATAGTTTCTAGTAAATATAACAAGATGCAACTTTCTGAATTTAAATGCACCTCTCCTTAACTGCAGCCTAGGGTTTGATTTTCCAAGTACCTAGCCACTCTAATGCTAGCTAGAATTTTTGATGGCTCAGAACCTGGCTTAAGACAAAACAAGCCCCTAAACTCTTTATTTTAGATACatctaaaataataattatcaACTAGTTAATATATAATTATCAaagttagttagttagttaaTAATAACTAGTTAGTTAATAATTATCAAATAGTTACCAAAgaaatattcagattttataGGTATTATGAAAACATATATAaggcatttaattttctctctataTGTAGACACTTCTCACCATACTGTACCTGTTTTTCAAGTTTAATTTGATTATCTTCCAAGTCCCCATTTCTAATAGTTTCTTCCTGTAACATTTGCTGATAATGATGCAAAGTTTGTTGGAGGAGAATATTTTGTTCATTCATGTCCTGAATATTctgaccttttatttttatttctttctgtaaataatgaagctgaaaagacatttattttccattacaataaaacatttttatttgtacttGCATCAGCTATTCTCTCTTAATGAGCACAGAATCACACTTGTGACTCAATGAAACTTTTGAGTCTGAATTCAGTTGTGTTACAGTTTCAAAAGTACGTAACAGACCTCTCATAATTCATCACTGAGTTGGGCTCAATAAAACAAGGAAAGTACTAACTTCTCAGCCCCAGGTTTTGATTCTTGCTTTCTAACTATAACttgtcagtgttttaaaaacatacataaCCGATTTTTAGTTTCTAAATTACTGaactacttttctttctgccagtcttctttatttctcagaaaGTCCTTGTTTTCCCCTTGAGATTTTGTTCTCAGTCCTCCTCTTTGTTTCTTCCTGCCTATATGGCAATAGTCATTCcaataaaaaagggaattttgagTGCCTAACTTGTTTTATGTTGAATAGTCTGTTTTCTCAGTGGTGAATGCCAGGAGTAACTGTTCCAcggaacaaaaaaaaaaaagaaaaaaaagggaagtgttcttaaaaaaaaaaatcaaaaataaatcaCTAACTGTTCACTCTGAAGAGAAGTAGTGACTGGAACTTATTTAGAAAAACATAAATAGTGGTCATAATTACAAAGCCTCGCTTGCTACACTTGATGTTTCACACAGCATCCAGTCCCTTCATATGCAGTATAAGAACAATAGAATTTAGGGCTTAGGAAGCAGCAGTAAATATCACAGGCTTATGTGTGACACAGACCACAAATTTCCATCAAGTTAAGCCTGTACAGGGTCTAGCAATCTCCACTTGACTAAAGCCTCTCTCAGCAGGTAGGCCAGCACTGACGTGATTAGCCTACTATATAATTAGTTCACccacaaataaaaattcattctAATATTTAAAGTTAactctttcttgctttcatgTAGTAGTGGAAAGTATGATAAAACTCAGGTTCTTGAAGTAAACATTTTCTTATCCTCAGGACTTCTTCCTCATTAAGACAGTTGTAAAACAAATCAATTATGTGCActtaaatttaaattgcaaTAGTGCTCTCTCCATTTTTTCCAAGATAATGCTTTGTTCACATAATTCTGATTTTGCTAGTTCTTTCAACAATTCATTTATCTTGGTGCTTCTTTTCTCTTAACTTATCCAGTGTTTCTTAGTTATGATTTCTCCCTTTACTCTCACAAAATGTATAATCTTTTCCCAGCTTGCTTCCTATTCACAGTTCCTGTTGCAAATTTTGGCTGTTATTTCACAAACTTTTAGATTAAATCAATCATAACAAGTGTTCTCTGGAGTACAGAAGAGTTGTAAAACAACTGTTACCTCTTCAGACctttctttcagctgcttttcaaacatCTCCTTATTTTCTTGTGACTGACTCAAATACAGTGCAACTTCTTCCTTACATAGATTTAGTGCTGACTCAAGTTGTCGTACCTAGGTGAATGCAATAGATTATTTAAAATTGCATGGCATGGTTTGTACTAACTAGTctaaaaattgtattaaaagGCATCTTTGTGTAAAACATCAGAAAAGCTACATTTTTATCGTAGGAGTATAAAACAGTCATGGAAGATTATAGTAaactttaaaactgaaatagtcttcaaaaattaaaagtatttgtgAAATTCAAAATTACAATACTTCAGATTGTGTTTAGATCAGGTGAGACAATCAGTTATGAGAAGATATGCCAGCATTTGTCAGTAGCTagaatttaaaagcaaacagatgGTCAATACCAAAAATGAATCCATCATGTTTTATTACATATAGAACTGCATAAATAAATTTGGAATTATCATCATAGGTGGGCTGACACAcgtttttgaaaaaaaaacactcAGATCTTAATAGAATCCTTCTCAAAAAGTTACCAAGCAGCATGATTTCCCTTTCTGCACTGGGAGACAGTGCCTGAGTTTCAGCAAATGGGAAAGGAAGACCTTTGAGCAGTGTCACCACTGTTAATCTATTTTACACTTTTAATGTTCATTCAGGTTTGAGTAATCTCTAAAAAATACCTTATAACCTTGAACTGATAAAAATTATAACAAACAAACCCCCAGAGATCTTAAGGCACAGTAATTAAGCTTTCTTAACTGTTTAGTTTCAGTGCTAGGATTTCTCATCAATGAGAATTGTACTGAATTTAGCTGCAGCATGACTAATGCTTTCAATTTTGCAATCAGACTGCCAGTTTTCTAAACCATACTGGACTGTGTATCTCTGTCCCCAGCTAATCCAAGAgctttttgaagagaaattacAATGTGTCCTAATTTTAAATCTCTGGAAAACATCCCAAAATACTATAAAACCACATGGATAGAAAATTGGTCCAACATAAGCTCAGAAAGTGCATGAAAACAGCAAAGTCCCCAGTATCTTCTCCCACTGATATCCTGAAGATTTAATACTTTGAAACCTGACTGGGGTAAATCCCCACACAGCACTGGTTTATTAAAATCCCGTTGCAAGTGCTGCACGGAAAATATTTATCAGGCAAACACTAGGAAGAGGTATAGATGGCTAAAAACATGACCAATATTATAGTATCATATATATCTAAAATATATGCCATATATAGACCAAAAGCATATATAACATTAGCTCTGTGAGACAGTGTTGGACTTTAGGAGTACAATAAGCACAACTTTGCCCTATTTGTAACTATAATAATTGCATAAAGCAATTATCCATTGCATAAGCTCTTACTGTAGGTTTCATCAtgcttcttttaattaaaaaaaagaaaacaaatcaaaatgaaacaacagataaaaaagaaatacttcagaTAAATGACTTCTGGAATATTTACTGAGACAGTTTTTCTGTAGAAGATAGAAGGAAATACACCACTACTGCAAACCTTGAAACTATTACTTGAAAATTACAAAGAGCTTACTAActttgattttttcttctgttaactGACTTTCCAGCACCTTCAAGCCTTGATCTTTCTTGACATTTTGATTTTCCATTTCCTgtttttacagatatttttattcaagagaacaaaatatattacattaatataataacagtaatttaataaaaacttaTATTCAGAATCAGGAAAAACCTGCAGATcagtgtatttaaaatacatgttcttGTATAATGTATTTGTGTACATGATACTCTGAAGTGAATTTGGTTGCTGATAGATGTCTCTTCATATTCTTCAGCAGCAGGCATtgttaaaaggaataaaacattaTCGTACTAGAACATTCTTGGTTTTCACCTAGTGCAGGATTGATGCAATCATTCTTTATCCAGATCTCTTTCCTTTCATTAGAGAGAAAAGCCCAAGGGGCAATCCAGAGgcataaagacagaaaatactgaaaggtTATTAAAATTTGTACAATATATAGCAGTAGTAGCAGTAACTGGTGACTACACTAGATTCAGTCAATTACTCAAACAAGAATTAAGAAGCTAAAACATAAACATCTTTCattttccccaattttcccATGTATTTAAGGATatgcttttcattatttttagtcacttgtttgattttcatttaaagaaagtCAAGAGCCAACCTTACCTCTCTGCTTCCTATTAACAGCCCATCCAATGACTCAATGTGATGCTGTTTATGTATAACCTCTTGCTGTAAAACAGatattattttctcttgttcAATGAATTCTTGATGTTTCTTCCCCAGCTGTGTCCGAAGCTGTCCGTAAGTAAATcataatttattgttttaataaGAATTTGTGCATCTAAATATGTCATTCAGTTCTATTCACCCATCATctttataatgaaaattaaatacattccTGCCATTGGCAGTATTGCACAGCCTTAAAACTATCAAGAAATCCCAAGCACTTAATACTTCAAATGAAGGAGAATGAAGGCAGACAGAGTATAATTGTCTGTCACCAGCCAAGACAATAAGACATGCATACATTCCTTAGTAAAAGATGAGAAGTTTCTTGAACAGCTAGAAATAATCACAGTTATATTTCTAATCACATGGAGAAACAGACTTCTTCTCTAGAGACTGAAAAACTACCAACAGTTCTCCCTGAATGCAGATGCTCATATGACTCAGACTGGCCGAGGTTCAGCCAACAAGAGAACATTTTTAGAAGCTGTCGTGCTTTAAACCCATTCACTAGGCACTAAAgctatacttttttttttttcctaactccTTATCTCCTTATTTCTCTTCAGCTGAGCAGGATATGAATATTCCAGAGGGAAAGTTGTATAGCTAGTTAGATGGAAAATGTACTAAAATCAGGGAATGTAGGGAGAAGAAGGAGCTTCTTGACATAACTTTTTAAATGGATGTGCCTCGAAATTACAAGACAAATAAACATAGGAAAAAGTTACCAAGTATAACACTCATACATAGTACCACACGATAAAGGTCTTACTAAGTCAATCTGTTTCTCCAATTCTTTGTGCTGCTCAAAGTGAACcaacttttcattttcaaaagcagaagttaTTTTCTCATGTTCTTCACTGATAGTGGTTTCCAGCTCATGAATGCGTCTGTTTTTaccctgggaagcagcaacaATAAAAGGacttaataaaaacatttagcTGTGATATTAAGCGGTGTTTTATTTGATCATCTAGTTTACAGATTTCATAAAggaacaacaaagaaaatactaaagTTACACAGAGCATGTGTCATCTCAGAGGATGTCACAGCTGTAATAGAAGTATAGAATGTCAGTAAATCCAGCCTCTACAGAGACAAGGTGTCTGTCAAGATGGACTATGGCACAGATAACAACTTCTgacaaaaagaaattcagtgttCATATGTATAGATGGAATCTTTAAAACACCATTTGGAagacttttttatttacaaatctACATGTATGTCGCTGAAACCAAAGGCAATTTTACAGGGCCAGATCTTCATTGCACGTGTGACCacaaggaaaaggcagcatGTTCATTAATAACTTACCACATTCAAAGGCAGggaataaaagatgttttatttcaaacaagattcagtttttaaaacctGTGTTCCCTAAAATCTGCATTGATTATTTAGCAGATCTGAAAGTCTACACATTTTGAATACAGGGAATACTACTGTTAAGTTAAACTTTTATGTCTTGTTACAGAAATGTAGTTTCTCACTGAGAACATTTTACCGTGAGTTCCTGTTCCAACTcagcatttctttctgcagcactggaatAAGCAATAGTCTTTTCTTCCAACTGTTTCTCAAGTGCAGAAAGTTGAGAAGATTTCTTTCTTATCTGAAATTAAATATGGCACAAAACAGCATGTAGACAACTGCTTCAGGtttattcaaatatttgtaTACAATTTCTTATCACCGATTCCATTTTAGCTACTactataatatttttaataaattgtttGGTTGATTTTGTTGATCTATCATCTTTTATTACTTACAGAGAAAGATTCAGGACAGTTTACCTACAATTTATCCAATTAATTATCAGTGAAATAGCTATTACATATTTATAACATTTACATTCATTACTAGGAAATACTGCAAATCCCATTAGCTGAACTCTATAAACCCATTAGCACCAGAATGGAGACATTAGCAATTTAACTTATTCACcctgagaaaagcagaagcttaagttttttcttttgtgtctcTCTGGTAATGGAGTTCATCTCTGGCAACTACACTAGCatttaattaggaaaaatacAATTCCTTCAACATCTACTTCCTAAGATTACCCGTTAATTCAACCACACCAAACCAACAAGACTGTGCACATTTTCCACATAACAAATCAAACTAGTAGCAGAAAAGCCTACCTACTACACCAGctttaaaacagtatttctgagaattaaaaaatcaagGCTGCTATCTAAGTCCTTCTGCTTGCTGAAAAGTTTAGTTTAAAATTTTCTCAAattaatcagattttaaaattattatagcAATTGCAGTTTTTCCATAACTATTGTCTTCACCAGCTTTGATTACTGAACTAAAGAAAAAGTGGCATATTCTTTTCAGTGTCATTAAAAACTTACTTCTCTCTCTAAGCTACTAGTTTTTGAAGCCTTCTTCAATAGGTCTTCCTGTATGATTTGAAACTGACTGGTTCTTTGAGCCATGCTGGTCTTCAAAGCAGAATTCTCATCATCTGCTTTTGTCAGTTTAGTGCGTAactcttttatctctttctggAATTTTTGCCTCAGCTTTTCAAATTGTTTGCTTATAAGTTCCAACTGttgacattttttcctctctcaaagtagaaaaaaaaaatttaaaattaatttataaaagaACATGCAAACCCATAATGTAACTGAAAGCAGAGACTCAcgaaaacaaacaacaaaaaccccaacaatactccaagaaacaaacaaacaaacaaaccaaagacAGCATCGTCATGTAGGTGCCCTGACATAATTTCATGGAGCAGTCCTAACAGCAATGACAGAAGCAATCACAGAAACACTGTGACAGCAGGATACAAAGAGTCAATAAAAATATGGAGACCTTAGCACAAcctgcataaagaaaaaaatacatggttCCATTTCAACACAACTCCTAACTTGGCTATTGCTGAATGAGCAACTTAAGtagcaaaagaaaggaatatgTTGTGTCTGGAGAACATGACAGTTTCCAAGGCAGCAAAATGCTCCCTGTTCAACCAAACCATACCTGTTAGCTCAGAGGTACGTTTCAAAACAGCTATAAAACTAACTTGAATCCCTCCAGaacatttctgttctgtggATTAATTAGACAGAACTGCACAGCTATTTCAGCAAGCTTACCTCCTGGATTTCTGATCAATTTGACAGGCTCCATTTCCAGGTGGCACAACCTGCTGTTTTCTTGTCGTTCATTACGATTACAAAGATGCTCAGCTTCAGTACAGATGGTTAAGTTTGCACAAGGCTTTTGactttctgcttctttcattGCCAGTTTAATGCTATTATAAAAGAGGAGACAACTATTAAACATTCTTTCTACACGTTAGTTCTAATACCGCCTTATTAACTGCCTATTCTTGCCATAGTTCAGTAACCAGAAAGTTATACCTTAGGTCTGCAATCAAAGGTTTACTTGATTCACCACAAGATTCAGAGGTAGCTTCTTTTGTTGAAGAACTCCATAACTGGTGTTTGAAATGGTGCCATTTAAACTAtaaattaacagaaaacaaagatcaATGAAAAATCAACTTTTTATTGCTTCACAGCCTCCTTAATTCATGTGTTATACTGGCATATAACTTTTAAGACAGTATATAACTTTTAAGACATATGCCAGGATGTTAGAAGTTTGGATAAGTCAACCcttaaaattattcaaaacaTAATACACTGTTAAGACTGTGTTAGTTACTCTACCTCTTCAGATGTACTTAAAGACAGCTGAGAAATAATGGTTTCTAATATGTTGAGCTCTTCCCTTGAATCCTCAATTTCTTGACAACATAATTTCAAGTGGTTATGTTGCCGTGCAGTAAGTGCTCTCAGCTCTTCATTTTCACTTATTAGAGCACTTTTCTCTTTAAgtactatttctttttcagaaagttCACTCTCAAGCTTGATGATCTTCTGATCAGACTGACTCAGCATTGATGTCATTTCAGTGTTCTTTGCCTCTAGagctttaatttcttcttttgtgttGTGATTCTCTTCCTTTAATTGCctaaaaagacattaaaaagatATAGCTCAGCATAGAGGATTTTCATTATTAGAAGCAGAGAATTATTAAGGAGACTCAAGCTAATGTAAGGGTGCTCATACACTGCCCATTCCTGCCAAAATGGCCTAAAGAACAACAGTTAAGACAGGAATGTGAGCGTGGACAACGCATGTAAATTTGAATACCCCCAAAATATCTGTGCAGGTTTTTGTCCAAACCTAACAATTCTAAAGACAACCAGCTGATGGTTGTCTTCCCTCATTAAAGCAATGAGGGAATTACCAAAGAACTCCTGAAAAAAAGGGGGGTTCAGCTTGAAATGAAACATACAAGCATAACAACATGTTAACAGTGGGAGTTGGGACAGAGAGCAGTCAAAACCAAGTTTGACTGTTCCATAAGCTGCAGTCAGCATCACAACCTCCACTGAGGCCTGAGTGCGGCCTCCCCATCAGATGCCAAGAGTATCCTTCATTCTAGCTGGGACTGCCACCATGATATGCAAGAGGCAGGGACCCACAGCTGGCAGTGCAAGGGGACGCCCTGGGCGCTGCTCACTGGCAGGTGCATGAGCACCCCACGGGCAGAGCACAGCTACACAGCAAACCAGAGCAGCCACGGAGCCGTCAGGAGCAGCCAGCGACCCAGGGATCAGTGTCCCAGAAGGCTTGATGGGGAGCTTCTTACTGGGAATGAGTGGCAGCAGGTGGGattaaagtgtttaaaaattagTTACAGAAAATAGGTAGAAATGTATTGGTTTGAACTACATGAATTGAGTAGCATATTCACAGTGACATCTGCAACATGCAATTTCTTCTATAATAACTGtgcaaagaatttttaaaagccttt
This genomic window contains:
- the CCDC18 gene encoding coiled-coil domain-containing protein 18 isoform X2, with amino-acid sequence MLPMECSMWTCSKSGADEDLLANVQSLQNQLRRTEKNLQTVEKELSSTSEHYRHCFDEVIDSRLEDFEQLNYNCQGFSSCKKNSGRTSHQDFQRKSKSYSVSTTLDKTVEENEHLQEKLDALHEQNASLTSQNHCLKNRVETMNFELMQSKAKISYLEAALGTHLVSIPKLKEQIVNLEAEVSAQDKILKDAEDRLDQNQKTATEREHMLQRYQKGYKNLKMELIEQSKQGKRAQQQRNEALLNVEELTRAFTKYKAELTEKLEKAKAEDEVLGKRLINCEKEKEELNEKCISYRKDLDILEEQLRQLKEENHNTKEEIKALEAKNTEMTSMLSQSDQKIIKLESELSEKEIVLKEKSALISENEELRALTARQHNHLKLCCQEIEDSREELNILETIISQLSLSTSEEFKWHHFKHQLWSSSTKEATSESCGESSKPLIADLSIKLAMKEAESQKPCANLTICTEAEHLCNRNERQENSRLCHLEMEPVKLIRNPGERKKCQQLELISKQFEKLRQKFQKEIKELRTKLTKADDENSALKTSMAQRTSQFQIIQEDLLKKASKTSSLEREIRKKSSQLSALEKQLEEKTIAYSSAAERNAELEQELTGKNRRIHELETTISEEHEKITSAFENEKLVHFEQHKELEKQIDLLRTQLGKKHQEFIEQEKIISVLQQEVIHKQHHIESLDGLLIGSREVRQLESALNLCKEEVALYLSQSQENKEMFEKQLKERSEELHYLQKEIKIKGQNIQDMNEQNILLQQTLHHYQQMLQEETIRNGDLEDNQIKLEKQVFNLEKELQKQKARAENELRKVEEKLCLAAQEADLNRQKVDELNCTIRQIKLEMDQCKNELTGLEKEVVQLKRDGENKALQINQLDITLEEARSELSKKANEVIDLEDKLLQTETCRREALQKMSELESALQNACGELKITLTQLQELQDALQNAQSSLEEKNIAIMDLITELKYCKSEIEDKKQELLDMDQALKERNWELKQRVAQITQLDMTVHEHKGEMEQQIIQLQCNLEKSELEIKECNKQIESLEKKLQRSKDELRKKEFELLQRDQEINQLKKKIIKENNAA
- the CCDC18 gene encoding coiled-coil domain-containing protein 18 isoform X3, producing the protein MNFELMQSKAKISYLEAALGTHLVSIPKLKEQIVNLEAEVSAQDKILKDAEDRLDQNQKTATEREHMLQRYQKGYKNLKMELIEQSKQGKRAQQQRNEALLNVEELTRAFTKYKAELTEKLEKAKAEDEVLGKRLINCEKEKEELNEKCISYRKDLDILEEQLRQLKEENHNTKEEIKALEAKNTEMTSMLSQSDQKIIKLESELSEKEIVLKEKSALISENEELRALTARQHNHLKLCCQEIEDSREELNILETIISQLSLSTSEEFKWHHFKHQLWSSSTKEATSESCGESSKPLIADLSIKLAMKEAESQKPCANLTICTEAEHLCNRNERQENSRLCHLEMEPVKLIRNPGERKKCQQLELISKQFEKLRQKFQKEIKELRTKLTKADDENSALKTSMAQRTSQFQIIQEDLLKKASKTSSLEREIRKKSSQLSALEKQLEEKTIAYSSAAERNAELEQELTGKNRRIHELETTISEEHEKITSAFENEKLVHFEQHKELEKQIDLLRTQLGKKHQEFIEQEKIISVLQQEVIHKQHHIESLDGLLIGSREEMENQNVKKDQGLKVLESQLTEEKIKVRQLESALNLCKEEVALYLSQSQENKEMFEKQLKERSEELHYLQKEIKIKGQNIQDMNEQNILLQQTLHHYQQMLQEETIRNGDLEDNQIKLEKQVFNLEKELQKQKARAENELRKVEEKLCLAAQEADLNRQKVDELNCTIRQIKLEMDQCKNELTGLEKEVVQLKRDGENKALQINQLDITLEEARSELSKKANEVIDLEDKLLQTETCRREALQKMSELESALQNACGELKITLTQLQELQDALQNAQSSLEEKNIAIMDLITELKYCKSEIEDKKQELLDMDQALKERNWELKQRVAQITQLDMTVHEHKGEMEQQIIQLQCNLEKSELEIKECNKQIESLEKKLQRSKDELRKKEFELLQRDQEINQLKKKIIKENNAA
- the CCDC18 gene encoding coiled-coil domain-containing protein 18 isoform X4, whose amino-acid sequence is MLQRYQKGYKNLKMELIEQSKQGKRAQQQRNEALLNVEELTRAFTKYKAELTEKLEKAKAEDEVLGKRLINCEKEKEELNEKCISYRKDLDILEEQLRQLKEENHNTKEEIKALEAKNTEMTSMLSQSDQKIIKLESELSEKEIVLKEKSALISENEELRALTARQHNHLKLCCQEIEDSREELNILETIISQLSLSTSEEFKWHHFKHQLWSSSTKEATSESCGESSKPLIADLSIKLAMKEAESQKPCANLTICTEAEHLCNRNERQENSRLCHLEMEPVKLIRNPGERKKCQQLELISKQFEKLRQKFQKEIKELRTKLTKADDENSALKTSMAQRTSQFQIIQEDLLKKASKTSSLEREIRKKSSQLSALEKQLEEKTIAYSSAAERNAELEQELTGKNRRIHELETTISEEHEKITSAFENEKLVHFEQHKELEKQIDLLRTQLGKKHQEFIEQEKIISVLQQEVIHKQHHIESLDGLLIGSREEMENQNVKKDQGLKVLESQLTEEKIKVRQLESALNLCKEEVALYLSQSQENKEMFEKQLKERSEELHYLQKEIKIKGQNIQDMNEQNILLQQTLHHYQQMLQEETIRNGDLEDNQIKLEKQVFNLEKELQKQKARAENELRKVEEKLCLAAQEADLNRQKVDELNCTIRQIKLEMDQCKNELTGLEKEVVQLKRDGENKALQINQLDITLEEARSELSKKANEVIDLEDKLLQTETCRREALQKMSELESALQNACGELKITLTQLQELQDALQNAQSSLEEKNIAIMDLITELKYCKSEIEDKKQELLDMDQALKERNWELKQRVAQITQLDMTVHEHKGEMEQQIIQLQCNLEKSELEIKECNKQIESLEKKLQRSKDELRKKEFELLQRDQEINQLKKKIIKENNAA